The following DNA comes from Lonchura striata isolate bLonStr1 chromosome 4, bLonStr1.mat, whole genome shotgun sequence.
GACCTGCATGTTGCAAAGCAAAGTACTGGCTACATGACAGATGGAATAAGATATAACAGTGGTAAGATTTTATGAAGCACAAAAAATACACTGCAAGCACTTCTCTGTTTCATGCAAACCAGAAAATTAAATCCAGAGGATGCTGTTGGCTCAAAAAGCCAACCAGATCCTGAGCTCCCCTCCTCCAGAGGCCAAAAATATGAATGAACTAAAACAATCCAGATCCTATTTGATTGTTCAGCTCTAATGACTCACCTCCCCTGAGCTCTTCTTCGGCTAACGACAAGGAAACAAACACAGGCAGAACAGTATCGAACTTGGCATCATTTTGGCAAAGTtgcttttccaggattttaCAGTCACCAGGTACTACTTGCACTTCTTCTGTTACCTGTGCCCCAAGAAAGAACCAAAGGTTTAAAAAGCAAACGGTCTGGTTTCTTTCAAGTCACCAATAGTTTCTACTTGAGTCCCAGGACAGCCTAAAATTTTACCCAAATTTGCTGTCTGATGGAGCTTAAATCAAGCAGCCAGTCAGGGTAGCTCCTGTAGGCTCTCTCCTTAAATCCAGTGTGCCCTCCTTCAGCAGTGACCCAAAATGCTTTATGCAGAAGTAGAGCCACACACGAGATGCAGAAGCCAAGGGGGAGCCCCTGCGGATGCTCTGTCCTGAATCAGCTACCCTCACCCAGGAGTGGTAATGTGAAGTGGTAGCTGTGACCCCTCTAAAACCTGTGAGTGTACAAGGAAAAGAGTTACATTCCTAAGACAAAGGCAATAGCAGTGCCAAGAGTGAGAGTCACTGAGGTATCTCCTGCCCTCTGAAGCGGCTGAAGTTCCTCTCTCAGGAACGCCTGCCCTTGTGAGTCTATTTGGGCATTCTATACAGCACTGTACTTCTGAAGGAACAGAGTGACACACAATTATTAAATGCAAAGCAAATGTTGTAAGCACAATGTTATGACTGAAAACAGTTTAATCGCCCTTGCGTGTGATTTTTTGGGTGACGGACTATGTGTCTTACCCTGGTTTGAATATCTGCGTGCCTGTGAGCTTGCCTGCTTCCTTCACATGTACTGACTACCCTTTAAAAGGTATCACGTCTCCTGACAAGTTTCTGGGTCCCCACCAGCAGAAAGTGGTGCCTTCTCGACCACATCCTTCCTCACACATTCCAAAACTTTCATATCAATAGCAACCTGCCTGGAGGGGGAATGAGCTTCGCAATCTCTCAGCAGAGGGGTCTAGTTGCCCACCCACATCGCGTGACACTGCGACGCTAATGGACGCTAATTTTTGTAATGCCGACGCCAAAGTAATTCCTGTGATACCTCAGGTCCTCCGCTGGAAAGGCTGGGCCCTGCTGCCTCCAGAAGAGGATGCCGGGGGTCGCACCGGAGAGGGGGATGCAGCCGCGAACCCGCCGCCGCCTGCGCTTCCctccgccggggccgggcggcgctgGCGGCCGGCGATGACCGCCGTCGAGGCGGCAGCGAAACACCGCCCACGCCGGGGGTGGCCCCGCGTGGGTCCGGGGCCGAGCGGGCGGCGCCCGAAGCAGACAGGCAGCCGGGGACCGCGGCCGCTGCGCATCAGCAGCGCCCGGAGATCCGAGCGGCGCCGGGGAGGGATGCGGGcaccgccgcccgcccgggcgAGACCTCCCCGTGTCCCGCACTgacggccgccccgccgcccgcgctcTCCTCCGGGGCtcggcgggagccgcggctcccggggccgcGCAGCCCATGGCCAGCTCCGCGCAgcccccggcggcggcggggggccgCGGCCCCGACGGCGGCTCTCTGGCGGGGGGCGGCGAGACCTTCGGGGACCGCTCCCTCAGCCAGGGCCTGAGCgtgctggtggggctggggctctgcgTGACCATGCTGGGCCTGGGCTGCGCcgtggagctggggcagctggggcagcagctccggcgGCCCGTAGGGctgctgctggcgctgctgggGCAATTCGTGGCCATGCCACTGCTGGCCTTCCTCCTCGCCCTCATCTTCGCCCTAGACGAGGTGGCGGCGGTGGCTGTACTGCTGTGCGGCTGCTGCCCCGGGGGCAACCTCTCCAACCTCATGTCGGTGCTCGTCGACGGGGATATGAATCTGAGGTAGGTGCTCCGCTGCCCCTCGCCCCCAGCCGGCCGGGGGGCTGCGGCGGCCCCGGGAGGCGGGGAGGGTTCGCTGGGCATCTGCCGCCGGTGGAGCCGGGACGGGCCGGCGGGCAGGCACGGTGCGCTGGGAATCGCAGGactgctcctgcctctcccGTGGAGGATCTTACAAGAGCTCCGACACACGCCTCCTGCCTCCTTCCCTAAAAAGCTTGCGTGCCCGCGCCGTGGCGGGAGCGGGGAAAGGGGTATAGGATGGAGAGGGGCGAGAGGAGAGCAAGCGGGCTCTTGCCGCTAGAAGTGCCCGGCCGCCTGCAGAACCCGCTTCCAGCGGGGATGGGGCTTTCCAGGGCTACCCCCCGGCCAGCCGCGCGGTGATGGAGCATTTCTTTGGTTCCCCCGGCGCAGCATTATCATGACGGCCTCCTCCACGCTGCTGGCCCTCTTCCTGATGCCCCTCTGCCTCTGGATCTACAGCCGCCACTGGATCAACACGGCCgtggtgcagctgctgcccctggggGCGGTAAGCCTGACGCTGGGCAGCACCCTGCTGCCCATCGGCCTGGGGGTGCTCATCCGCTACCGGCACCCCCGCGCCGCCGACCTCCTGGTCAAGGTAGGCACGGCGCCCGGAGAGGAGGGCGGCCACGCCGCGGGGAATGACCAGGGGCGGCACCGGGGACGGGGAGCTGACGGCAGTAAGCTTTCTGCTCTCTCCAAACCGGTGTTGGTCTCACCCAGGCATATTCATCTATTTAGGTGGAATATAAAGACGTACAGTCTTGAAATAAAACGGTGGGACagagaaagggagggaaagggcGGGTTACCCCCTACCGCAGCACACAGGAGGGAGGGCAACGTGATGCTCTACTCCGGCATGTATCCTCGACCCTGTAGCAGAGGCATTCCGTGACATCCTGCTTTGTCCCCACTCTTGCTGCACCCAGCAGCGAAACCAACCTGCAGGCACAGCCACACTTCTTTAAAACATGCAACTAAATAAGCTTAATTGAGAAAGGAAGAGTGAGGCACAAGTCCTGACTCTTGTTTCCCAGCAAGTCATCCCAAAGCAAAATGATGGAGGGTGACCTCAGCCCGTTCCTTTCCCGGGATATGATCAAACACATCAAAATCCCAGGCCAGGAGCAAATCTGGGAAGGGCAGTGCAACCATGTTTTGCCATTTAAATTCTTTAGCAAGCCTCTACCTGCTATGCTTATCCTTTCAAAATAATTGCCCTCATGTTGTTTACCGATGTCTGTATCTGTTGCCAGATTTCCCTGTGGTCCCTCTTGGTGACTCTGGTGGTCCTGTTCATCCTGACTGGGACCATGCTGGGCCCAGATCTGTTGGCACAGATTCCTGCGTCTGTCTACGCCATTGCAGTGCTGATGCCTCTGGCAGGGTACGCCTTGGGATACGGCTTAGCCACCGTCTTTAAAATGCCCCCACACTGCAGGAGAACAGTATCTTTGGAAACAGGGTGCCAAAACgtccagctctgcactgccaTCCTAAAACTCACCTTCTCCCCGGAGCTCATAGGGAGCATGTACATGTTTCCCTTGCTTTACGCGCTTTTTCAGTCCGCAGAAGCAGGACTGTTTGTGCTGGCATACAAAATGTACGGAAAAGACAGCTACAAGCAAGATACCCTTGGTGAAGAGGAAGACACAGATATTTCCTACAAGAAACTGAAGGAAGAGGAGGTAGCTGATACTTCATATGGCACAGTGACCACAGAGGAGCACAACTCCATTCAGATGGAGCCGACTCAGACGGCACTTTAGGCAGGACAAAGAGGTAACTCCCAGAGACGTGAATGTGTGTTGTGCTTGCAACCAGGCTAGGGCTGTGCTCGCTGCTGTGCAAGCggagctgcccagcccctgTTGTTTCTCCAGCTACTCCCATTGTACAAGGTGATGTGTGTTTATTACCATGACAGTTCTACTTCCTCAAAAGTAAacgtgaaaaaaaaaaaaaaataaaggaaaagcgACACAAACCAGTAACTGTAAAACTTCATGCAAGGAGGCTGCTGCCTggctgagtgcagcaggaatgggtACAAGGAAGAAACTGTTCTACAGAGTCGACACCAACTCAGTGTCAGTTCAGATGACAAGAAAAAACCACGTCGCGTGTGTATCTCTGTGCCTCCCACCTGCTGTAAAAGCATTGTTCTCATTGTTGTCACCTCAAATACATGGCGAAGTCGAACGAAACCCGTGTTCTCCGCTGTTTACTCTCTTGGAGGCAATTAAGAGCCGCGCTGCCTGGTCCAGCTGGGGAGCTGTGCGGGGGTGGGGAATGGCCCGAGGCCGCGCACCAGGTGGGGATGGTAAGGGGTCGCAAGGCCGGCGCCCGTCGAGGGCGAGGGAaggccggccccgccccgggggTATTTAAGGCCACTGCCCGGGGGTTGCCCCGGGTCCAGTGAGATGGCCGAGGAGGCGATGGCGAGCTATCTCTACGCCACCTACCACCCCTACTCCTACCGCTACCCACCGCCCAAGGGCAAAGGAGGGGTGGCGGGCGGCtggcggccgcggggcagcagcagcagcaactaCTTCTCGGGCTACGGGGAGGCGGCCGCCGAGTACTTCGACAACTATCAGCGGGCGCAGCTGAAGGCCATCCTCTCCCAGGTCAACCCCAACCTGACGCCGCGGCTCCGCAAGGCCAACACCAAGGAGGTGGGCGTCCAGGTGAACCCGCGGCAGGACGCCTCGGTGCAGTGCTCGCTCGGGCCCCGCACGCTGCTGCGCCGCCGCCCCGGTCCCGCCGCGCCGCGGCCCCGTGAGGCGGAGcgagagcaggagctgggcagccCCGCCACCACCAGCACCCGCGCCGTGCGCTTCCCCCGCACCATCGCCGTCTACTCGCCCGTGGCGTCCCGCAGACTCACCGCCTTCCTGGAGGAGCCGAGCCCGGAGCCGGAGGGGCGGCCGCAGCAACAGGAGAAGGCGGCGG
Coding sequences within:
- the SLC10A4 gene encoding sodium/bile acid cotransporter 4; the protein is MASSAQPPAAAGGRGPDGGSLAGGGETFGDRSLSQGLSVLVGLGLCVTMLGLGCAVELGQLGQQLRRPVGLLLALLGQFVAMPLLAFLLALIFALDEVAAVAVLLCGCCPGGNLSNLMSVLVDGDMNLSIIMTASSTLLALFLMPLCLWIYSRHWINTAVVQLLPLGAVSLTLGSTLLPIGLGVLIRYRHPRAADLLVKISLWSLLVTLVVLFILTGTMLGPDLLAQIPASVYAIAVLMPLAGYALGYGLATVFKMPPHCRRTVSLETGCQNVQLCTAILKLTFSPELIGSMYMFPLLYALFQSAEAGLFVLAYKMYGKDSYKQDTLGEEEDTDISYKKLKEEEVADTSYGTVTTEEHNSIQMEPTQTAL